From Gammaproteobacteria bacterium:
CTCGTGCCATGCGATGCCTCCTAGCGGCCCAGCAAACGCGACGCCGTACGCCGGTCGCCGCGAGTCAGTTCGGTATTGCCTTTGAGCTGACGGAAACGCTTCCGGCTCTTGGCAAGCTTCAGATGGCCTCGACCCGCGCGCGCGCGCACGAGCTTGCCTGATCCGGTGCGCCGAATACGCTTTGCGGCACCCCGGTGACTCTTCGTCTTCATCAGCTGTTCCTCTCATCTGGATCGGTGCCGGTGCCGGCGTCGGTATCCACGGCCTCGACAGCCTCCGCGGCCTCCTCGACAGGCTCGACGGCCTCCACAGGCTCGACGGCCTCCACAGGCTCGACGGCCTCCACAGGCTCGACGGCCTCCACGGCCTCGACGGGGACGGTTTCACCATTCGCGTCTGCGCTTTCGTCCTGTTTCGCCGGTTTCGGTTGGCGGACCGGTACCAGGACCATGTGCATGTTCCGTCCCTCTTGCCGGGGGGCTTGCT
This genomic window contains:
- the rpmI gene encoding 50S ribosomal protein L35, with product MKTKSHRGAAKRIRRTGSGKLVRARAGRGHLKLAKSRKRFRQLKGNTELTRGDRRTASRLLGR